The genome window ATCACATACCTTTTTTTGGTATTTTGAGTCACGTCGTGATCCCGAGAATGATCCAGTGACTTTGTGGCTGAATGGTGGCCCTGGAAGCGATTCGTTGATTGGGCTTTTCGAAGGTTGGCCAAATATCGAGGCGGAAAGGACGAATAGCTTGAATATTCTGACGCTTTCACAACAGAGTTGGGTCCGTGTCACATCACCCCAGAGTACGAATCAATCGTCAACCAGTACTCCTGGAACGAAGTCAccaatcttcttttcttgtcccAGCCCCTCGGCGTGGGTATGAAATCCTGTTGCCTTGATACATCATGAGTACATTGCTTACGATCTTATCTGCGAAGGGTTCTCTTACAGTGAAACCGAGGCCGGGTCCTTGAACCCAATTACTGGAGTCACCGAGAACGCCTCGTTTGCTGGAGTCCAGGGTCGATACCCAGTTATTGATGCCACAATCATCGGTTAGTTGTCTGGTATGACTCAGTTAGCATTCTACTCATGTTCCTACTTTATAGACACGACCGATATCGCTGCACGCGCAACCTGGGAGGTACTTCAAGGCTTCCTCGGTGGCCTTTCACAGCTGGATTCTGAAGTCAAGTCCAAGGAGTTCAATCTCTGGACGGAGAGCTACGGAGGGTGAGTGCAGCTTTCAGATCAGATTGACGTATGCTGACTTGATCAAGACACTATGGACCAGCTGTAGGTTTTCTTCTCTGGATGCACAGATATGAAGCTGATGACCAAAGTTCTTCAATCATTTCTACGAGCAGAACTCGAAAATTGCTAACGGGGAAGTGAGTGGAGTCCAACTCAATTTCAACTCTCTCGGGATTATCAATGGCATCATTGATGCCGCCATTCAGGTGTGTAGAAATGCAGCTCGCGCAGAGGTTTTGACGTAAGAGACATCGCTAAAACAATGAATAGGCAAACTACTACCCGGAATTTGCTGTCAACAATACATATGGAATTAAAGCTGTAAGTTTGTTATCCGCACCTCGTGGATTTATATCATTCTTGCTCATACTTGCTATAGCTCAATGACACAGTGTACAACTATATGAAGTTCGCCAACACGATGCCCAATGGATGCCAGGATCAGGTTTCTTTGTGTAAACTGACCAATAGAACCTCGCTAGCTGATTATGCTATATGTACAGAAGCAGCCAACATGTGCAGGGACAATGTTGGTGAGTGGTTTTGCAATTCCCCTGCAGGGATGTATTGATGAAGGGCTTCGCTAAGCTGTTGTACAGAAGGGCCTTATTACCAGTTTGGCGGCCGTGGCGTGTATGATATTCGCCACCCCTACAATGTAAGTGACAAGGATAAGGATTGCACTTTCCGAACAGGGACAGAGCTAATATGTCTACCTAGGACCCGACCCCGCCGTCCTACTTCGTTGACTACCTCAAGAAAGACTCAGTCATGGATGCTATCGGCGTGGACATCAACTACACCGAGTCCAGCAGCGACGTATATTACGCATTCCAGCAGACCGGCGACTTTGTATGGCCAAATTTCATCGAGGACCTTGAAGAGATCCTCCGACTCCCCGTACGCGTGTCTTTGATCTACGGCGATGCTGACTATATCTGTAACTGGTTCGGTGGTCAGGCCATCTCACTCGCAGTGAACTACACCCATGCATCTCAGTTCCGTGCAGCCGGTTACACACCCATGACGGTAGATGGGGTTGAATACGGGGAGACGCGCGAGTATGGCAACTTTTCTTTCACCCGCGTATATCAAGCCGGGCATGAGGTCCCATACTATCAACCGATCGCAGCGTTGCAGCTGTTCAACCGTACTTTATTTGGATGGGATATTGCAGCGGGTACTACTCAGATTTGGCCCGACTATACCACCAACGGCACTGCGCAGGCTACACACACGCAGTCGTTCGTACCACTGTCCACAGCGTCAAGTACCACCGTCGACTAGGATTGCGGGGAAATCTCCTTCTTTGGCATGGCTAATGTTGTGTTATTTATTCTGATACTTGTCCTTAACCTAAAAGAGTGGCACGCAAGCTTTCTTAGACATGTTTGCCTTCAACATGATTTATCATACCACGACGTCGTCCTACAACTTATCAGGTGTTCTGGCAACACTTTGCAGCGACCATAAAGAGTCATGTCATATTAAGTCCATTACGGTAATTCGTAACTTGCTGTGGCTAACGTAATTGTGCCTCAGCTAGATGTCGTGATACGCTCCAAAACCCAATCTGATCATGGATATCCAGCGAAATAACAGGAAGGAAAATAAAACATAATCAACCACCAAAAAGACAGAGGCTAATGCCTGGCCATCATGGAACTCCAGCAACCTCTTTCCGCTGAAATGGAATGCGtgtatataaaagaaagcTTAGTCATCATTTCACGATAGCCAACTCCGggtcctgcttcttctcggaAGGATGGTCTTCCAGCGGAACACCCACTTCTTGAGCGGTCTCATCCGAAAAGTTGAGGTCCGCTTCGACGTCGGTATGCTCCTTGATCTTCAAGAACACTACGGGCGACGCGATGACAAGACTGCCGGCGAGCAGGCCCCAGCAGGAGGCGAATTCCGTCATGTAAGGGGTTCCCACGGCATCCATACTGCAGCAAAGTATATTCATTAGCTTCTACGCCTAAATTCGTGAGCGAGGGGGCTTCGAGGACTCACCGCCACATGCCAGCTGCACCAGCAGACTGGATGCCTTTGTAGAAGCCGGCGAAGTTGGCCAACTTTCGAGCGTTGTTAGTCAGTGAACCCATGAACCTACACAGCCCGTATCAGTCAGTAAACTGCAGACAATAAGCGCAGCCGCCAAAGATAAGAGACAACAGCGGCACTAACCAGTATGCACAGGTCTGGAAGGCAGCGTCATAGAAACCATAAAACATGTACAAGAACATGGGTCCAACATAGCCGCTGGTCGTCCAGTCGGTATCTGCCTCGACATCCTTCCGGGTGTATGTCTTCTGGAAGGCATAACCACCGCCCCAAACGCCCATTGTGAGGGCAAAAAGGAGTCCAAGACCAAGCTTGGCTCGGACTGGGCGGGTAAGGAACTTCAAGTCGAGGATCTGGCCGAATACAAATGCGCCAATCATTTGCATAAGCCAGTAGAGGAGATTGTTGAGGGCCCGCGTCCGGATGGTGAAAAAAGCACCATTGACACTGTTGAATTGATAGGCAGTAAACCAGTTGCTCCCCAAGAACATGGGAAAGAACAGGATGATGTAGTAGTCGGTCCGAATGGTGTCGTAGAGGCCTTTCAATTCGGACTTCCACGTGGGGTTCTTCATCACGATGACATGCGAGCCATCCTTGCGCTTAACATACTTCGAGTCTGAGAGGGCCCAGGCAAGGACAAAGCCAAGCGCCATGAGCACCATGAAAGCGATGTAGGTGCCATCATTCACCTGACCAGCTTCAGAGTGCAGGTTTTGACCCAAAGGTACCTGCATACCAGGGTCAGAAAAGTACTACCATTTGGAGTGAACCATCAAAGGACTCACCAAGCTGCCAATCACACCACCCAGGTTGAAGATCACCCAGAAAATAGCAATGAATTTacccttctccttttcgTTCGGGTAACTCATCATGACCGCACCCTGCGCACACCACAGCAGACCACCGCAGACACCTAGTAGCGCGCCCGCAAAGATCAGGAAGCCGGAGTTCTTGTTATGGTTGTACGACAGAAGGGAAGCCACATAGAGGAAGTAGCCAAAGCCACCAATAGAGAGGGTCAGGCGGAGACCAATGCGGTTTGCGATGGACCCGGCGAAGAAACCAACTACTGCGAAGGTACTGTACAGAGCGGTGTTGGAATCGCTGACGTCGGTAGGGTCCAGCTGACCACCTCCGCCCAAACCGCTGACTGCATTGAACATGCCCGGGCAAAGGAAACACACGAAGGAGACCAGCAGAAGTTGGGATTCTGGGGAGGCAAAGTACGGCAACGACCAGGGACCGATCTTGATTGGCTTGTACATCCAGGGTTTACCAGTGAGCTGGGTTTCCTGACCGGCCTCTGGATCTGAAGTGACCGCGGGGACGTCCTTCTCATGATGGAGGTCTTCCTGTCCCGTTGTGGTGGAAGCCATTGTCGTTGATGGACAGCTTCAATGCTGTATGGAGATGCCCCAAGAACAATGGCAGATGGGGTGAATTTATTTGCGGCTTTTCGGCAGGTCAGCAGGCGTACTCAAAATGCGCAGGTATGTGCATATGTAGACGGGATCAATGGCATGTATGTGCAGGTATAGACAGTGACAGTGTAGAAATGTGCGTGCTGGGAAACAGACGGGACGAATGGTGGCTGagggaaagatggaagagacaCCTAATAACGAAAACAAGAtaaagggggggaagaggaagagaaggagaagaaatataagaagTAGATACAATGGAGGAAAGCAAATGGGATGAAGGGTATCACACTGAGAAGAAAGGACGGAACTACCCCGGGGGAAATGAGAAGGATGACGGAGGAGCCAGCGATCCAAAATATGTAGAAATCTGGTAGCACGCACTGGGGCGGACCCAGAGAACTAAATTTAAAAGGGTTGGACTTATGGcagtgaaggaggaagggaaaaaaaaaaaagggcaGGATCAGGCAAGGATGTCTTAGATGATCCGGGGTAAGAATGAAGGGGTGGGCACAGAACCCAGTAAAGGAAAAACAGTGACTGGTCACGGGCGcaggcagaaaaaaaaaacgtGAAACCCTTGGCCCAAGCTGCAGCTGTGGTAATGATAAATTGGgtgaaagaaaaattaaGGTCGATGGGGGCTCTGGCTTATTTTTATCTCCGGGGGCTCGGATATGAATCGTAACATCCAGCTGATGGGGAATCTCACCAGTCTAAGCCACGAGGAGAGTGCGCCGATGGGGAGGGATCAACTTGGGCAAGGATACCACGGTGGGAGTAGGGAGGATGAGACAACGGTGATAACAGCCATCatcggggaggaggaagacacACGACACACAAGAGATAGGCAGGAATAGGGAGTTAGGTAGCTCCACGATACGAAGAACACCCAGATAGACAAGCAGCCGATTCAACGCCAGTGTTGCAACGCACAAAACCCAATAGAGAATGGGAAAAGTCAATGGGatgacaagacaagaaaagcCGTCGTACCTTATCTCTGGGTCCTCGAGCCGGTGGGCACAGAAGACGCACTAGAAGAACTAGCTTACTCGTTTAGTGAGTGACGGCGTGGTCAGACGGCGAGATAGTCAAGCACCACAACGAATCATCGGTCTCTGACTGACTCTAGCGGGAACCCGATCAGTCGCAGGATGGAGAATAGAACAATCGACACGATCCACTCGACCCCAAGCGACCCAAAAGTCAAACCGAGATAGAAAACtaagggggggggaagatgagtaagagaaatagaaaatgCGGAGATGCAACTCAAAAAATTAAGGGCGGAGGTAACAGAAAAATATTGACCCAATCAATGGCCAAGGGAATAACAATGAAAAGAGACACTGGATGTTTTGAATGTCAAGTAGTAGCCGATCGAAGATCCGACAAGGAAATTAATCAGACTAGCAATGCACCTCCGATGCAAGTTTGCCAAATGACAACCACGAGGCCAATGGTCGAGACCCCAAGACCAGTCGCGTGTTATCACGGGAGGGGAGGCTTATCTCCAGGGGTTGGATTGGagatatagtagtagtagtagtatagtaagATGTGAATGGAGCAAAGTAATCGCAGTGATAGCACAGAACAAGctagggagaagaggaactgTTGTgcaggaaaaaaagaaagaaggaaagaaagaaagaagaattgaAGAGGACAGACGGACCTTTCTCACTGATAATCCATCGACTGGATGTCAGTTGGATAGGATCGATAATCCGGTTTAACTCATCCGTCATCGGATCCATAGTTAAtagggttggtggtgaagaacGAAAGAGAGAGACGGAGAGCGCGCGGGCAAGGCCGATGGAGCAGGCGAGTTGCTGCAACCAAACAAACCCAGAGTCAGCGGAGTCAGCCTCAAGGTGGTTAATCTGGCCATGGAGCCATCCTGATTCACCCGGCGGAGCTGCAAAGGCAACGGTGACATCGCTCCTTCGAAGCTTAGCCGAATGCGGGGAGACGATTCGGCTTATTTGCTGGTACGGTCGTCGTGAGGTAGCATCCAAGAACCCAaatccctcctctcttcgaccctcttttttctctcccgcTCCGCTAAACCTGCGCTGGTGGCTTTCGCTACCGATGAGAGTTTTCTTGGGTCTCCCCCGCCCAGTGGAGTCGGACCGGACCCAGTAACCGAACCCAGTGACCCATTGGATAAGAAGAAGCACAGTGAAAActgaaaagaaggaggaaggaaaaaaaataaagaaaaaacaaattaACCACAAGGAGCGGGAGGATGTGAAAGGATAGCTAGGGAAATAggcaagaaagagagaggtggAAGTGAAAGAATTCTAGGgaattggagaagagagagtgagagtgagagagagtaaATAGGAGGGTTTactagaagaaagagaagcttGAAAGGTCCGAGAATGGAAATGAAaatgggaaagaatgaatgaatgcatgCAGACAAACAGCAACCAACACTTTTCCTTCCTGTTTGGGGTCTGCTATTCAAAGTGTCCGAAAAAGGCAAGGGCCCTGAGTCACGTGGATATGTATCAATTCAGACGTTGTTTAGTATCTCCCCGTATTGCCGTATTGTTTGTACGGTTTGTATGGTTTCACCAGCCACTCTGTAAGATACGGGGGTTTGTTCGTGTCGGTATTGATTATGACGAGACAGACGAGATAGGGAGCCCAAAACTATGCAACATGACCTCACCACATACATACTCCAGTAATTTTGCCTATCAAATTGTGTAGTTCTCCCCAAATCAATTCGCTTCGTTTGGACTGCTTCCTCGTCTAAATAGACTAGTTCATCAAGTCTATAGTCACTTGCTCCATCGGCTATCTCCCTCAAGAGCCCACTCCGGAGTAACTCCTTACTGCCAACCATGGACGGATCCCGGGGAAAAATGTCACCTCGTCGTCCGCCTCTAATCTTACGCCTTTACTACTTCCTGTCCGATCCATATTCATCTCTCTACACATCGACGTCACATTCCGGCCCCATCACGCCCCCCCAAAAACCATGGGAATGGCAACGTCAATTACCCCAAGCCGTTTTGCCCGAGGCCAACCGTACAATCATCATGGCGATCGAGCTTGTTGTCCACGTTGCCTGCCCCTGCCTTTGCCCCATCCAAGTTCCTGGTTCAATGTCACCATGTACTTTGTAGTATTCCCTCCACGTcttctcattcattcataaTGTCCTACCAATTTCCCTCCTACCCCGCAAcaatttcctcttcccctcgtCCCGTCTCATCCCCTATCTCCTCTTAGTAGTTCGGACAGCCCATCCATCCGTCCCATCCGTCAGTCtattctcccctcccctcacaTCATCGACTGACTCCCCAAAGTCTGGTTGTGAGCGCGGCGCGGCTTGAAGTATACCCAACATGCCTGGCaaaacatccacctccctgCCCCGCATCACCAAGTTCACCAACTGCCGTATCGTCAAGGGACTTGACCTCGTCGAGCAAGACGTATGGATTGATTCAATCTCTGGGAAGATTCTCAAGGATCAGGAAGCCTTCTATGGATTACATCTCTCCCCCGATGTGGTCATCGACCTAGGCGGCCGCATCTTGGCTCCCGGCCTTATCGATGTACAGTTGAATGGTGCTCAGGGCTTCGACTTCTCCGTGCCCCAGGCCTCAAAAGAACTATACGATGAAGGTCTGCGGGCCGTTAACAAAGGTCTTGCCAGGACGGGAGTGACTTCATACCTCCCGACGGTAGTCAGTTCTACCCCCGAAGTCTACTGGCAGGTATGTCTCAATTACCCCCCACACCTCCGGAATACCAGTAAACCGAAAATAAGCGGCAAAAGAGGCTCATTCTTGAACGCAGGTACTTCCATCGCTAGGGGCATCTGGAAAGAGCCATCGCGCCAAAGATGGCGCGGAGTCGCTAGGCGCTCATGTCGAAGGTCCATTCATCAGCCCTGGTCGTAATGGCGTGCATAAGACAGAAGTTCTTCGTGCAGCAACATGCTTCGAAGATGTCATCGCTTGCTATGGCAAAGACAACCTCACCGGCCCATTCAAATCAGTGCGCATGATCACAGCAGCTCCTGAGGTTGGAGACATGCTGCCGAACATTCCCTCCCTCACATCAGAGGATATCATCTACTCCATTGGCCACTCGGACGCAACGTACGAGCAAGCCCTCACCGCCACCCAGCAAGGCGCCACCATGATCACGCATCTTTTCAACGCAATGCGCCCCTTCTACCACCGGAACCCCGGTATCTTCGGCCTCCTAGGGCAGAATGAATGCCCGCGACCATTCTACGGCGTCATCGCCGACGGCATTCACCTGCATCCCACCTCAATCCGCATTGCCTACAACGCCCACCCCGAaggcctcatcctcgtcactgACGCCATGAAGCTATGCGGTCTCCCCGACGGTATCTACGACTGGACCAATGGCGAGCGCATCATCAAGAACGGCGCCCGGCTGACCCTCGAAGGCTCGGACAAAATCGCCGGCAGCTCAGCCACCCTCATTGAGTGCGTCAACAATTTCCGTCGCTGGTCAGGCGCCTCCACGGCCGAGGCGCTCAACGCAGCTTCCGCCACCCCCGCACGCCTTCTGGGTTTACAGGGCGTCAAGGGGTCCCTGGAGAGTGGCGCGGATGCGGACTTGCttgtgctggatgatgaggaggacccCTTCTCGGGCCCCACCTTGACTGTGAGACAAGTCTGGAAGCGCGGAGTCAAGATCTATGATACCGGCAAATAAGATGCAGTGCCTTTTGACTTGCGCACACGCTGTCTGAACGAGTTATGCGCTGCAGAAATTGTTTGGTTGTTACTCATTCATGCGTTATGCTCGAATTTCGATCTCTCTAGCAGGCTTGGGAGTTTTGGTTTGGATTATGCTGCTCGTTCCTTCTTGGCTCGCGTCGGTTTAGAGACTTGCATGGAGTGGGCTCCCGTGTGCTCTGTTCAttacctttctttttgtaCTTGGGTCATTACAACAACCGGGATAAAGTAGACCTCCCACATGGATAGTAAATAGAATGTCAATGATAGATACAGGCCACTTCGGTTCCTTTATGAAGATCTATTTTGTTTCTACATTGGTGTACTAGGCATATTTTTTGAAATAAACTCTATTTCTATTCATTTCGATATGTCTGGTGCTTCCTGCGCAACATGCCAGCGCTATATAATACAAGCAGATCGTGACTTGGGATGAATGACAACCCAGATCACACTGTACATAGGATATTGGTACTGCAACAGCAACCAAAACATCCAAAAAGACAAGCCAGGATTTCAAACAAAGGACAGATAACTGTATATCCATGAACCTTCCCCTGACCTGGTGATTCTTCTTCGCTTTAaaatcatcaatcataaaTCATGTAAGGCAAGCCGACTCCATCGCATATGCATGCATCTGTCGATCGAAGCTAACGCCCTCACTTGGAGACTACACATGCAAAGAAAAGATCTCAATCGCTTGGGTCATGCATGCGCCGTTCCATAATCAACTCCCTGCACTTTAgttctattttccttttaATTTTTCGGTTTGGATGAAATCGCCATGCGCTTACAGACGGGGCTGCTCGCGCTTCCATCCGGCCTCTTCGGCGATGAGCTCCGCAGCACGCTCGCCAATGGCCAACACAGTCAACATGGGGTTGATAGTGGGCATCTCAGGGAAGACACCGGCATCGGCGATACGAACGTTCTTCAGGCCACGGACCTTCAGCTTGGGGTCGACGACGGCCATGGGGTCGCGAGTCAAGTTACCCATCTTGGTAGTACCAGCGGGGTGGTAGACGGTGTGGGCAACACGACGACCATACTCGGAGAGCTCCTCGTCGGTCTGCACGTTGGGGCCGGGGGCAACCTCACGCTTGATCCAATCCTTGAAGGGCGACTGCTTGGCAACCTCACGAGCCGCCTTGAGACCAGCCACGATGGTAGCGGCATCATAGCCCTCGGGGTCAGTGAAGTAACGGAAGTCCAGGGCCGGCTTGACGCTGGGGTCGGCCGAGGTCAGGTAGATACGACCGCGGGAGCGAGGACGAGGGATGTTGGGGGTCATGCAGAAGGCATCGACCGGAGTGTCGTAACCCAGACGCTCGGTGTTCAAGCAGAAGGGGATCTGGTAGCAGTGCATCATGATGTCGGCAGCACGGCCGTCGAAGCCATTGGCGTTGGGAAGCTCACGACGCAGGAAGATACCAGCGTCAGAGTCCATGGTGGTCTGGTTGGGGGGAACGGGGCGGTTGAGCTCCCAGATGATGATACTCTCGGGATGGTCGAGGAGGTTCTCACCCACACCGGGGATATCCTTCACAACGGGAATTCCCAGGCCAGACAGCTGTTCGCGAGGTCCCAGGCCAGACAGCATCATAAGGCGGGGGGTGTCAACGGCACCAGCGCACAGGAtggtctccttcttggcgCGCAGGGTGTGCTTGGCGCCCGACTGCAGGGTCACATCAACACCGGTCACAGAGTCTCCGTCAACATTGACGCGGGAAACCCAGGCATTGGTGAGGATAGTCAGGTTAGGACGCTTCTCCTCGCCACgaaggatggggtggataTAAGCGACACTGGCGCTGCTGCGACGACCGTCATCGGGGTTGTaagagacggagaagaaaccAACACCCTCGGTCAGTTCACCCTTGGAGCGGATCTCCTTGTTGAAGTCTTCGATAACGGGGATGTTCATGGCGGATGAGCAAGCCTGAACCCAGTCCTTGCACAGCTGGTTGCGGTGGCGGTTGTGGACGGGCTGAACGGTGTTGCGCAGGTTGTCCAGAACGCGAGTGAAGGTCTCGAAAGACCAGCCAGTGCAGCCGGCCTGCTCCCATCTCTTGCAGTCGTATTCGAAGGGACGGAAAGAGATCAGTGTGTTGTGGCTGGAGCAACCGCCCAGAACCTTCGCGCGGGAGTGACGGATGTGGCTGTTACCTGTAAAGTAGAATAGGgcatgagaaggatgatctGCGATTGATGGTTGTTCGGATGCAAGGGGAGGGTTTTTCACAACATACCCATGGGCTGTTCAACGGTGGGGTAGTCGTAGTCCAACTCGCCGCCAAGCAGGTTGAGCCACTCCTTCAGCTTGAGCACGCGATCATCCATGAAGTCGCTGGGGCCAccctcgatgatgaggatgcgctTGTTGGGCAGGTATTCAGCCAGACGACTGGCGATGACACAGCCAGCTGTGCCACCTCCGACGATGACATAGTCGTAGCTGTTGACATCGCTAGCGGGGAAttcgttggtggtggccattttggaagatgaagataagGGGATGTAAATTACTTTTATGCAGGGGAGATCagaaaaagagaggagattatgggagaagaggggaagaaagataagagataaggatgaggagaagaagagcgatggagagaggaaaaagaagtagagaaaaagagggaaagagaagttGGGAAAGATGAAATTGGGGATTTTAAATTTTGCAGGACAAGCAAGAGATGCGGTGGTTTCTGAGGCTGAACCGTCAggccatccaatccatccattcatccattctcTTCCCTATCTTTCTGTATTCCTTATGCTGTTTGGCCTCGTCTTGTTCCTTTCTCACTCGATTTTCTCaccattctttcccttttctgcCGGGTGGGTCGTCTTCTAAACCCATTCCGGAGAGAAACAGGACCCACACCTTTTACTCCACCGCATCTTTTTCTCAATCAATCTTGGCTTCTGAGTGGTGGACCAGAGATTTGGTGGGTCTATTAGTCAAAGCCAAGACTTACGGCAAAGGCGGAACAAAGTTCTTAACCAAAAGTTTTTATCTTTGGTCAGTTTCGGGATGCGTAAGCGCTTTGGCATGCCAAAACTGTTACGTGATCTACTAATCCCCCGGATTGTTACTCAATCTTCCCCAAGATTTAGCCAGGTGTTCATCAGATGACCCGGTCTCGTACTACGTCTTAGTATAGAGTAGTATACATCTGGGTATGGGGGAATAAGAGGTTGGACCGCAGAATCAGCGGAACAGCAAGTTGCCACGGTGAAGTTCCGAAGTCTGCCCGTCGTGGATGGTAACCGGGCGGGCACTCCACACGAGATCCAAACACTAGGACACGCCACGATCCCGCCTACTAGTTGGGCGCTAACCAACGGTTATTTCCATCGGAGATGCAGGGCCGAGGCGAATCCCGGGATCAGATTGCCTGCTTTGGTGCGAAAGTTGGAACAAGttgaggggaggaaagaagcgatagggagagagggagagggaaagggagagaaaCAGGCTGGGCCTGTATACAGATACCGCATTGAGCCATAGCTTACTGAGTACTCAACTTATATCACCTGCCAGTAAGTATCTAATAGATCTCCTACCTGGATTCTCATACAACAGAAACCCATCCCGGCGACCTACTATGGAAGAGGTCCTCTTATCAATCCAAGAGATTTGCCAGACTTCTGTAGTTTAGACAAGTAGTATTTCTCTCCCCAAATCGACCAAGTAAAATCAAGAAGATAAAGCCGAGGTGGgaaaataatgataaataaaagtaaaatggaaaaagaaaagaaaaaggatcgCCGCCTGCCGGATTACATCATCGGACATTCCAGCAAATCATCGGGTTGGCGGTGTAGTCACGAAGTACTGTTTTCGGCTTAGGCGCTTCGCCGA of Aspergillus luchuensis IFO 4308 DNA, chromosome 7, nearly complete sequence contains these proteins:
- a CDS encoding S10 family peptidase (COG:E,O;~EggNog:ENOG410PKAW;~InterPro:IPR018202,IPR001563,IPR033124,IPR029058;~MEROPS:MER0016549;~PFAM:PF00450;~SECRETED:SignalP(1-18);~go_function: GO:0004185 - serine-type carboxypeptidase activity [Evidence IEA];~go_process: GO:0006508 - proteolysis [Evidence IEA]), producing the protein MRSSQLVPLLALAALSYATPENKWSSTMRRQLPKAPTGVKSIKTPNNVTIRYKEPGTEGVCETTPGVKSYSGYVDLSPESHTFFWYFESRRDPENDPVTLWLNGGPGSDSLIGLFEELGPCHITPEYESIVNQYSWNEVTNLLFLSQPLGVGFSYSETEAGSLNPITGVTENASFAGVQGRYPVIDATIIDTTDIAARATWEVLQGFLGGLSQLDSEVKSKEFNLWTESYGGHYGPAFFNHFYEQNSKIANGEVSGVQLNFNSLGIINGIIDAAIQANYYPEFAVNNTYGIKALNDTVYNYMKFANTMPNGCQDQVSLCKLTNRTSLADYAICTEAANMCRDNVEGPYYQFGGRGVYDIRHPYNDPTPPSYFVDYLKKDSVMDAIGVDINYTESSSDVYYAFQQTGDFVWPNFIEDLEEILRLPVRVSLIYGDADYICNWFGGQAISLAVNYTHASQFRAAGYTPMTVDGVEYGETREYGNFSFTRVYQAGHEVPYYQPIAALQLFNRTLFGWDIAAGTTQIWPDYTTNGTAQATHTQSFVPLSTASSTTVD
- a CDS encoding unc-93 family MFS transporter (COG:S;~EggNog:ENOG410PGEQ;~InterPro:IPR011701,IPR036259;~PFAM:PF07690,PF05978;~TransMembrane:10 (i59-76o96-112i119-138o144-169i181-203o215-234i271-289o309-327i339-358o378-402i);~go_function: GO:0022857 - transmembrane transporter activity [Evidence IEA];~go_process: GO:0055085 - transmembrane transport [Evidence IEA]) encodes the protein MASTTTGQEDLHHEKDVPAVTSDPEAGQETQLTGKPWMYKPIKIGPWSLPYFASPESQLLLVSFVCFLCPGMFNAVSGLGGGGQLDPTDVSDSNTALYSTFAVVGFFAGSIANRIGLRLTLSIGGFGYFLYVASLLSYNHNKNSGFLIFAGALLGVCGGLLWCAQGAVMMSYPNEKEKGKFIAIFWVIFNLGGVIGSLVPLGQNLHSEAGQVNDGTYIAFMVLMALGFVLAWALSDSKYVKRKDGSHVIVMKNPTWKSELKGLYDTIRTDYYIILFFPMFLGSNWFTAYQFNSVNGAFFTIRTRALNNLLYWLMQMIGAFVFGQILDLKFLTRPVRAKLGLGLLFALTMGVWGGGYAFQKTYTRKDVEADTDWTTSGYVGPMFLYMFYGFYDAAFQTCAYWFMGSLTNNARKLANFAGFYKGIQSAGAAGMWRMDAVGTPYMTEFASCWGLLAGSLVIASPVVFLKIKEHTDVEADLNFSDETAQEVGVPLEDHPSEKKQDPELAIVK
- a CDS encoding N-acetylglucosamine-6-phosphate deacetylase (CAZy:CE9;~COG:G;~EggNog:ENOG410PGIH;~InterPro:IPR006680,IPR003764,IPR011059,IPR032466;~MEROPS:MER0033184;~PFAM:PF01979;~go_function: GO:0008448 - N-acetylglucosamine-6-phosphate deacetylase activity [Evidence IEA];~go_function: GO:0016787 - hydrolase activity [Evidence IEA];~go_function: GO:0016810 - hydrolase activity, acting on carbon-nitrogen (but not peptide) bonds [Evidence IEA];~go_process: GO:0006044 - N-acetylglucosamine metabolic process [Evidence IEA]), whose protein sequence is MPGKTSTSLPRITKFTNCRIVKGLDLVEQDVWIDSISGKILKDQEAFYGLHLSPDVVIDLGGRILAPGLIDVQLNGAQGFDFSVPQASKELYDEGLRAVNKGLARTGVTSYLPTVVSSTPEVYWQVLPSLGASGKSHRAKDGAESLGAHVEGPFISPGRNGVHKTEVLRAATCFEDVIACYGKDNLTGPFKSVRMITAAPEVGDMLPNIPSLTSEDIIYSIGHSDATYEQALTATQQGATMITHLFNAMRPFYHRNPGIFGLLGQNECPRPFYGVIADGIHLHPTSIRIAYNAHPEGLILVTDAMKLCGLPDGIYDWTNGERIIKNGARLTLEGSDKIAGSSATLIECVNNFRRWSGASTAEALNAASATPARLLGLQGVKGSLESGADADLLVLDDEEDPFSGPTLTVRQVWKRGVKIYDTGK